From a single Phragmites australis chromosome 7, lpPhrAust1.1, whole genome shotgun sequence genomic region:
- the LOC133924287 gene encoding putative 12-oxophytodienoate reductase 11, translating into MGDDTGAGKDMIPLLTPYKMGRFQLSHRVVLAPLTRQRSFGYVPQPHATVYYAQRTTRGGFLIAEATGVSHAAQGYPDSPGIWTREQVEAWKPIVDAVHAKGGVFFCQIWHTGRASNYEFQPNGQAPVSSTNRPVSPKESADGLSTTTYAMPRRLTADEIPAIVDDFRIAARNAVEAGFDDVEIHGAHGYLIDQFLKDGVNDRTDEYGGSLANRCRFALEVVAAVSGEVGADRVGVRLSPYTDYMDAVDSDPDALGLHMASALGELGVLYLHAVEPRMLRPTERGETRHSLRSMRDAFGGTFIVAGGYTKEDGNQVVADGYADLVAYGRLFLANPDLPRRFELDAPLNKYDRKTFYTPDPVVGYTDYPFLDYLSK; encoded by the exons ATGGGTGATGACACTGGCGCGGGCAAGGACATGATCCCTCTCCTCACTCCTTACAAGATGGGCAGGTTCCAGCTCTCCCACAG AGTGGTGCTTGCCCCCCTGACGAGGCAACGGTCCTTCGGCTACGTGCCGCAGCCGCACGCCACCGTGTACTACGCCCAGCGCACGACCAGGGGCGGCTTCCTCATCGCCGAGGCCACCGGCGTTTCACACGCCGCGCAGGG GTACCCAGACAGTCCTGGGATCTGGACAAGGGAGCAGGTGGAAGCGTGGAAGCCGATCGTGGACGCCGTGCACGCCAAGGGGGGAGTGTTCTTCTGCCAGATATGGCACACCGGCAGAGCGTCCAATTACG AGTTCCAGCCGAACGGGCAGGCACCGGTGTCGAGCACCAACCGGCCTGTCTCGCCTAAGGAAAGCGCAGACGGCCTTTCAACGACAACTTACGCTATGCCGAGGCGGCTGACGGCCGATGAGATCCCTGCCATCGTCGACGACTTCAGGATCGCGGCCCGGAACGCCGTCGAAGCCG GGTTCGACGACGTGGAGATCCACGGGGCGCACGGCTACCTGATCGACCAGTTCCTCAAGGACGGCGTCAACGACCGCACCGACGAGTACGGCGGCAGCCTGGCGAACCGCTGCCGCTTCGCGCTCGAGGTCGTGGCTGCCGTGTCCGGTGAGGTCGGCGCGGACCGGGTGGGCGTCCGGCTCTCGCCCTACACGGACTACATGGACGCCGTGGACTCGGACCCGGACGCGCTCGGCCTGCACATGGCGAGCGCGCTCGGGGAGCTGGGCGTGCTCTACCTCCACGCCGTGGAGCCGCGCATGCTGCGGCCCACGGAGCGCGGCGAGACGCGGCACAGCCTGCGGTCGATGAGGGACGCGTTCGGGGGGACGTTCATCGTCGCCGGCGGGTACACGAAGGAGGACGGCAACCAGGTCGTCGCCGACGGGTACGCCGACCTGGTGGCGTACGGGCGGCTGTTCCTGGCGAACCCCGACCTACCCCGGCGGTTCGAGCTCGACGCGCCGCTCAACAAGTACGACCGGAAGACGTTCTACACGCCGGACCCCGTCGTCGGATACACGGACTACCCATTCCTTGATTATCTTTCCAAGTGA
- the LOC133924288 gene encoding putative 12-oxophytodienoate reductase 13: MESIPLLSPYETGKFRFSHRIVLAPLTRSRSYGNLPQSHAILYYSQRSTKGGLLISEATGVSSDAQGMSLIPHTPGIWTKEQVEAWKPVVDAVHAKGGIFFCQIWHVGRASDMEKEPISSTDKPVAKNEDDHMNFSIPRRLTVEEIPDVVNHFRIAARNAMDAGFDGVEIHGANGFLVEQFMKDSVNDRTDKYGSSLQNRCRFALEVVEAVAAEIGSDRVGIRLSPYANYLGCHDSDPDALGVYMAQELNRYNILYCNAVEPEMVMVDGKMQIPHRLHEMRKAFNGMFMVGGGYDREEGNRVVADGYADMVVYGRLFLANADLPRRFHLNAPLNKYDRSTFYSDDPVVGYTDYPFLEDLPASSTSGEI; encoded by the exons ATGGAGTCTATACCTCTTCTGAGTCCTTACGAAACAGGAAAATTCAGGTTTTCACACAG AATTGTGCTGGCACCATTAACAAGATCCAGATCATATGGCAATCTTCCACAATCGCATGCCATACTGTACTACTCTCAGAGGTCTACAAAGGGGGGCCTTCTCATTTCTGAAGCCACAGGCGTGTCATCTGATGCTCAAGGGATGAGTTTAATTCCGCACACCCCGGGCATATGGACCAAGGAACAAGTAGAAGCCTGGAAGCCTGTTGTGGATGCGGTGCATGCGAAGGGTGGGATATTCTTCTGTCAGATTTGGCATGTAGGAAGAGCATCTGATATGG AGAAAGAACCCATCTCAAGCACAGATAAGCCAGTGGCAAAGAATGAAGATGACCACATGAATTTCTCCATCCCAAGACGCTTAACTGTAGAAGAAATCCCTGATGTAGTCAATCATTTTAGAATTGCTGCAAGAAATGCTATGGATGCTG GGTTTGATGGGGTTGAAATTCATGGTGCGAATGGCTTCCTTGTTGAGCAATTCATGAAAGATAGTGTCAATGACCGTACCGACAAGTATGGAAGCAGCCTGCAAAACCGCTGTCGCTTTGCCCTTGAGGTAGTTGAAGCCGTGGCGGCTGAGATTGGGTCTGACCGTGTCGGGATCCGCCTCTCTCCTTATGCCAACTACCTTGGCTGCCATGACTCGGACCCAGATGCGTTGGGTGTCTACATGGCTCAGGAACTGAACAGATACAACATCCTGTACTGTAATGCGGTGGAACCTGAGATGGTCATGGTAGACGGCAAGATGCAGATCCCGCACAGGCTGCATGAAATGAGAAAGGCCTTCAACGGAATGTTCATGGTTGGTGGGGGTTACGACAGGGAGGAGGGGAACAGAGTTGTGGCTGATGGATACGCTGACATGGTCGTATATGGTCGCTTGTTCTTGGCTAATGCTGACCTGCCGAGGCGATTCCATTTGAATGCACCTCTGAACAAGTACGATCGATCGACATTCTATTCCGATGATCCTGTTGTTGGTTACACAGATTACCCGTTTCTTGAGGACTTGCCAGCGAGTTCTACAAGCGGGGAGATCTGA